The following are encoded in a window of Pseudomonas graminis genomic DNA:
- a CDS encoding ABC transporter permease, whose translation MSVFYWTLKALLSHWRRHPVQFFSVLTGLWLATSLLTGVQALNSQARESYAKASQMIGGEPQKILVSPNGANFSQDLFVTLRRAGWPVSPALRGRVTLKQAPEQRLTVLGIEPVSLPVNTALAGQSLDTEQIVDFFTPPGTTWISPQTLAALGLHEGQQPVIDSGKVLPPMRAKTDMAPGVLLMDIGFAQQLLNQPNQISRLVLPKDVADNAPALPAELNGELVLRKSGEDNDLGRLTESFHLNLDALGFLSFVVGLFIVHAAIGLALEQRRGLLRNLRACGVSARGLMASLVVELGVLALLGGIAGVISGYWLASALLPDVAASLRGLYGAEVAGHLNLNIWWWLSGLGVSLLGAFLAGASSLLRAARLPLLALANAQAWHETHAKWLRRQGWVAGISALIAVLAGLFGDSLALGFVLMASLLLSAALGLPVLLNLLLNALLGRSRSVLGQWFLADCRQQLPALSLALMALLLAMAANIGAGSMTSGFRQTFTHWLEQRLSAELYINPQNPAQAAPLQQWLSQQPLTSAVLPNWQVSVQLHGWPAELYGVIDHPHYRQHWPLLESARGDAWKQLAQEDTLMLSEQLARRLDVSVGDEVRLPAPDGPWPLRVVGIYADYGNPKGHMLVNADHLLKHWPQLTPNRFNLRIDPKAIPQLLRVLHNKFTIDDNRIVDQIQLKAWSQQVFERTFAATAALNSLTLMVAGVALFISLLTQSQSRLAQLAPLWALGVTRRQLMLLNLAQTWLLAVLTLVLAIPLGLLLAWCLDAVINVQAFGWRLPLQVFPMQLLRLTLLAMLATLLASAWPLYRLYRTRPADLLRTFANEG comes from the coding sequence ATGTCGGTCTTCTACTGGACGTTAAAAGCGTTGCTAAGCCACTGGCGGCGCCATCCCGTGCAGTTTTTCAGCGTGCTCACGGGCCTGTGGCTGGCAACCAGCCTGCTCACCGGCGTGCAGGCGCTGAACAGCCAGGCCCGTGAAAGTTACGCCAAGGCCAGCCAGATGATCGGCGGCGAGCCGCAAAAAATTCTGGTCTCGCCCAACGGCGCCAACTTTTCCCAGGACCTGTTCGTGACTCTGCGCCGCGCCGGCTGGCCGGTCTCCCCAGCATTGCGCGGTCGGGTCACCCTGAAGCAAGCGCCGGAGCAGCGTTTGACGGTGCTCGGCATAGAGCCGGTCTCGCTGCCGGTGAACACAGCGCTGGCCGGGCAGTCGCTGGACACCGAGCAGATCGTCGACTTCTTCACCCCTCCCGGCACCACGTGGATTTCACCGCAGACCCTCGCGGCCCTCGGCCTGCATGAAGGCCAGCAGCCGGTCATCGACTCCGGCAAGGTGCTGCCGCCGATGCGTGCGAAAACCGACATGGCGCCGGGCGTGCTGCTCATGGACATCGGTTTCGCCCAGCAACTGCTCAATCAGCCGAATCAGATCTCGCGGCTGGTGCTGCCCAAGGATGTTGCCGATAACGCCCCTGCGTTGCCGGCCGAGCTGAATGGCGAGCTGGTGCTGCGCAAAAGTGGCGAAGACAACGATCTGGGCAGGCTGACCGAAAGCTTCCACCTGAACCTCGACGCGTTGGGTTTCCTGTCGTTCGTGGTCGGTCTGTTCATCGTGCATGCGGCGATTGGTCTGGCACTTGAACAGCGTCGCGGGCTGCTGCGCAACCTGCGCGCGTGCGGGGTTAGCGCGCGTGGGTTGATGGCGAGTCTGGTGGTCGAGCTCGGCGTGCTGGCCCTGCTCGGTGGCATCGCCGGCGTCATCAGTGGTTACTGGCTGGCGAGCGCGCTGTTGCCCGATGTCGCGGCGAGTCTGCGCGGGCTGTACGGGGCTGAAGTCGCCGGGCATCTGAACCTCAACATCTGGTGGTGGTTGAGTGGTCTGGGCGTCAGTCTGCTCGGCGCGTTTCTCGCAGGCGCCAGCAGCCTGCTGCGTGCCGCACGCCTGCCTTTGCTGGCGCTGGCCAATGCCCAGGCGTGGCATGAAACCCACGCCAAATGGCTGCGACGGCAAGGCTGGGTCGCCGGGATTTCAGCGCTGATTGCGGTATTAGCCGGACTGTTTGGCGATAGCCTGGCGCTGGGCTTCGTGTTGATGGCGAGTCTCCTGCTGAGCGCGGCACTGGGTCTGCCAGTGCTGCTCAATCTGCTGCTCAACGCACTGTTGGGCAGGAGCCGCTCGGTGCTGGGGCAGTGGTTTCTCGCTGACTGCCGCCAGCAACTGCCGGCCCTGAGTCTGGCGCTGATGGCACTGTTACTGGCCATGGCCGCGAACATCGGCGCAGGCAGCATGACGTCGGGGTTCCGCCAGACATTCACTCACTGGCTGGAACAACGCCTCAGCGCAGAGCTGTATATCAATCCGCAGAATCCGGCCCAGGCCGCACCTTTGCAGCAGTGGCTGAGTCAGCAACCGCTGACGTCAGCGGTGCTGCCCAACTGGCAGGTTTCAGTGCAACTGCATGGCTGGCCAGCCGAGCTGTATGGCGTGATCGACCATCCGCACTATCGCCAGCACTGGCCGCTGCTGGAATCGGCGAGAGGGGATGCGTGGAAGCAACTGGCGCAGGAAGACACGCTGATGCTTAGCGAACAGCTGGCGCGCCGTCTGGACGTCAGCGTTGGCGATGAAGTCAGACTGCCCGCGCCGGACGGGCCGTGGCCGCTACGCGTTGTCGGTATTTACGCCGACTACGGCAACCCCAAGGGCCACATGTTGGTGAACGCCGACCACCTGCTTAAACACTGGCCGCAACTGACGCCCAACCGCTTCAATCTGCGCATCGATCCCAAAGCCATCCCGCAGCTGCTGCGGGTGCTGCACAACAAATTCACCATCGATGACAACCGCATCGTCGATCAGATCCAGCTCAAGGCCTGGTCGCAGCAGGTTTTCGAACGCACCTTCGCCGCCACCGCCGCGTTGAACAGCCTGACGTTGATGGTCGCTGGTGTCGCCCTCTTCATCAGCTTGCTGACCCAGAGCCAAAGCCGCCTCGCGCAACTGGCGCCGTTATGGGCGCTGGGTGTGACGCGACGGCAATTGATGCTGCTCAATCTGGCGCAAACATGGTTGCTGGCGGTGCTGACGCTGGTGCTGGCGATTCCGCTGGGGCTGTTGCTGGCGTGGTGCCTGGATGCTGTGATCAACGTGCAAGCCTTCGGCTGGCGCCTGCCGCTGCAGGTGTTCCCCATGCAGCTACTGCGCCTGACGCTGTTGGCGATGCTCGCCACACTGCTGGCCTCGGCGTGGCCGCTCTACCGTTTGTACCGCACCCGCCCCGCCGATTTGCTGAGGACTTTCGCCAATGAAGGTTAA
- a CDS encoding YnfA family protein, with amino-acid sequence MLNYLWFFLAALFEIAGCYAFWMWLRQGKSALWALPALISLTLFALLLTRIEATYAGRAYAAYGGIYIIASITWLGVIERVRPLMSDWIGVGLCVMGATIILFGPRWSAA; translated from the coding sequence GTGCTCAATTACCTCTGGTTTTTTCTTGCCGCGCTGTTCGAAATAGCCGGTTGTTACGCCTTCTGGATGTGGCTGCGTCAAGGCAAGAGCGCGCTGTGGGCCCTTCCGGCGCTGATCAGCTTGACGCTGTTCGCCCTGCTGTTGACTCGAATTGAAGCCACGTACGCCGGGCGCGCCTATGCGGCATACGGCGGCATCTACATCATTGCCTCCATTACCTGGCTAGGCGTTATCGAGCGTGTGCGACCGCTCATGTCGGACTGGATCGGCGTTGGCTTATGCGTGATGGGCGCAACCATCATTCTGTTCGGGCCGCGCTGGTCAGCCGCCTGA
- a CDS encoding osmoprotectant NAGGN system M42 family peptidase, translated as MTTANILEPDLNYLQKVLLEMLAIPSPTGFTDTIVRYVAERLEELGIPFELTRRGTIRATLKGKQNSPDRAVSAHLDTIGASVREVKDNGRLGLAPVGCWSSRFAEGSRVSVFTDTGVIRGSVLPLMASGHAFNTAVDTMPISWDHVEVRLDAYSATRADCESVGINIGDFVAFDPLPEFTDSGHISARHLDDKAGVAALLAALKAIVDSGVEPLIDCHPLFTITEETGSGAAGSLPWDVSEFVGIDIAPVAPGQHSSEHAVSVAMQDSGGPYDYHLSRHLLRLGEQNDLSVRRDLFRYYYSDAHSAITAGYDTRTALLAFGCDATHGYERTHIDSLNTLSRLLTAYIMSPPVFASDAHPSNASLENFSHQLEHDAQMESDTRVPSVDTLVGQR; from the coding sequence ATGACGACTGCAAACATCCTTGAACCGGATCTGAATTACCTGCAGAAAGTCCTGCTGGAAATGCTCGCGATCCCGAGCCCCACCGGTTTTACCGACACCATCGTGCGCTACGTCGCCGAGCGGCTTGAAGAACTGGGCATTCCGTTCGAACTGACCCGTCGCGGCACCATCCGCGCCACGTTGAAAGGCAAACAGAACAGCCCCGATCGTGCCGTTTCCGCGCACTTGGACACCATCGGTGCCAGCGTTCGTGAAGTGAAAGACAACGGCCGACTGGGCCTGGCCCCGGTGGGTTGCTGGTCCAGTCGCTTTGCCGAAGGCAGCCGCGTCAGCGTGTTCACCGACACCGGCGTGATCCGCGGCAGCGTGCTGCCATTGATGGCGTCGGGGCATGCGTTCAATACCGCCGTCGACACCATGCCCATCAGCTGGGACCACGTTGAGGTGCGTCTGGACGCCTACAGCGCCACTCGCGCGGACTGCGAATCGGTGGGCATCAACATTGGCGATTTCGTGGCGTTTGACCCGTTGCCCGAATTCACCGACAGCGGCCACATCAGCGCTCGCCATCTGGACGACAAGGCCGGCGTCGCCGCTCTGCTCGCAGCCCTCAAAGCCATCGTCGACAGCGGCGTCGAGCCCCTGATCGATTGCCACCCGCTGTTCACCATTACCGAAGAAACCGGCAGCGGCGCTGCGGGAAGTCTGCCGTGGGACGTCAGCGAGTTCGTGGGGATCGACATCGCGCCTGTCGCGCCCGGCCAGCACTCGAGCGAACACGCGGTCAGCGTGGCGATGCAGGATTCCGGCGGCCCGTATGACTATCATCTGTCGCGACATCTGTTGCGCCTGGGTGAGCAAAACGATCTGTCCGTGCGCCGCGACCTGTTCCGCTATTACTACAGCGACGCGCACTCGGCGATCACTGCCGGTTACGACACGCGCACGGCCCTTCTGGCTTTCGGTTGCGACGCGACCCATGGCTATGAACGCACACACATCGACAGCTTGAACACGCTGAGCCGTCTGCTCACCGCCTACATCATGAGCCCGCCGGTGTTCGCCAGCGATGCGCATCCGTCCAATGCGTCTCTGGAGAATTTCAGCCATCAGCTGGAGCACGACGCGCAGATGGAGAGCGACACCCGCGTACCGTCGGTGGATACATTGGTGGGGCAGCGGTAG
- a CDS encoding YheU family protein: protein MLIPYDQLEADTLTRLIEDFVTRDGTDNGDDTPLETRVLRVRHALSKGQAVIFFDMDSQQCQLMLKREVPKEYFEE, encoded by the coding sequence ATGCTGATCCCTTACGACCAACTCGAAGCCGACACCCTGACGCGCCTGATCGAGGACTTCGTGACCCGCGATGGTACTGACAACGGTGATGACACTCCCCTTGAAACCCGCGTGTTACGGGTACGTCATGCGCTAAGCAAAGGTCAGGCGGTGATTTTCTTCGACATGGACAGCCAGCAATGCCAGCTGATGCTCAAGCGCGAAGTGCCGAAGGAATATTTCGAGGAATAA
- the csrA gene encoding carbon storage regulator CsrA: MLVLTREIGETFNIGDDITVKVLGITGNQVRLGIDAPQHVRIHRAEVFRRIASRLQQLANRSPGT, from the coding sequence ATGCTGGTATTGACGCGGGAAATCGGAGAGACCTTCAACATTGGCGATGACATTACCGTGAAGGTGCTGGGCATCACCGGCAATCAGGTCCGGCTGGGAATCGATGCGCCGCAGCATGTAAGGATTCACCGCGCAGAGGTATTCCGAAGAATCGCCTCACGGCTGCAACAACTCGCCAACCGCTCGCCGGGAACGTGA
- a CDS encoding lipocalin-like domain-containing protein, whose protein sequence is MKVKALILFAGLLLITLLSGCDDKPEEEKGFAGLADDASSYAQVTLDRHFLFPDDHGPHDDFRIEWWYVTANLKDAEGQSFGVQWTLFRNALPRAKGLQGDGSGWSNRNLWMGHAAVTSRDDHFAAERYARGGVQQAGVTLAPLAAWIDDWSFTSQSANNDPLADMQLQASGPQFNYRLHLKATKPLVLQGTQGFSQKSEQGQASYYYSQPFFQADGSIEIDGKTYQVSGPAWLDREWSSQPLTDNQTGWDWFSLHLGDGTEVMLYRMRQRDGEPYLTGTWINADGSTEQLAAKDIELVPEDTTDVEGRDIPTRWSVKIPSKAVDITVEALNPQAWMNLQIPYWEGPVTLNGSHEGVGYLEMTGY, encoded by the coding sequence ATGAAGGTTAAGGCCCTGATCCTCTTCGCTGGGCTACTGCTCATCACGCTGCTGAGCGGCTGCGATGACAAACCCGAGGAAGAGAAAGGCTTCGCCGGCCTTGCCGACGACGCTTCAAGCTACGCACAGGTTACGCTGGACAGGCACTTCTTGTTTCCCGACGACCACGGCCCCCACGATGACTTCCGCATCGAGTGGTGGTACGTCACCGCCAATCTCAAGGATGCCGAAGGCCAGTCGTTTGGCGTGCAATGGACCCTGTTTCGCAATGCCCTCCCCCGCGCGAAAGGGCTGCAAGGCGACGGCTCTGGCTGGAGCAATCGCAACCTGTGGATGGGCCACGCGGCAGTGACGTCCCGGGACGACCACTTCGCAGCGGAACGCTACGCCCGTGGCGGCGTGCAGCAGGCCGGCGTGACACTGGCGCCGTTAGCGGCCTGGATCGATGACTGGTCCTTTACCAGCCAGTCTGCCAACAATGACCCGCTGGCGGACATGCAGTTGCAGGCCAGCGGTCCGCAGTTCAACTATCGCCTGCACCTGAAAGCCACGAAGCCATTGGTGCTGCAGGGCACACAGGGCTTCAGTCAGAAGTCCGAGCAAGGCCAGGCGTCGTACTACTACAGCCAGCCTTTTTTTCAGGCGGACGGCAGCATCGAGATTGACGGCAAAACCTATCAGGTGTCCGGGCCTGCATGGCTGGACCGGGAGTGGAGCAGCCAGCCGCTCACGGACAATCAGACAGGCTGGGACTGGTTCTCGCTGCATCTGGGTGATGGCACCGAAGTCATGCTGTATCGCATGCGGCAAAGGGACGGTGAACCGTACCTGACCGGGACATGGATCAACGCCGATGGCAGCACCGAACAACTGGCGGCGAAGGACATAGAACTGGTACCGGAAGACACCACTGACGTTGAAGGCCGCGACATCCCCACACGCTGGTCGGTGAAAATCCCGTCGAAGGCCGTGGACATTACCGTCGAAGCGCTCAACCCGCAGGCATGGATGAACTTGCAGATCCCCTATTGGGAAGGGCCGGTCACCCTGAACGGTAGCCATGAGGGTGTGGGGTATCTGGAGATGACGGGCTACTGA
- a CDS encoding SDR family oxidoreductase, protein MHNRIMITGAGSGLGREIALRWAREGWQLALSDISDSGLQETLGLVREAGGDGFVQRCDVRDYSQLTAFAQACEQKFGGIDVIVNNAGVASGGFFGELSLEDWDWQIAINLMGVVKGCKAFLPLLEQSKGKIINIASMAALMQGPAMSNYNVAKAGVVALSESLLIELRQQEIGVHVVCPSFFQTNLLDSFRGPTPAMKAQVGKLLESSPISAKDIADYIYQQVASGEFMILPHEQGRMAWQLKQKNPQLLYDEMANMAEKMRAKAKA, encoded by the coding sequence GGCGCGCGAAGGTTGGCAGCTGGCGCTGTCGGACATCAGCGACAGCGGCCTTCAGGAAACACTGGGGCTGGTGCGCGAAGCGGGTGGGGACGGTTTCGTTCAGCGCTGTGATGTTCGGGACTACAGCCAGCTCACCGCTTTCGCCCAGGCCTGCGAACAGAAATTCGGTGGCATCGATGTGATCGTCAACAACGCCGGCGTTGCCTCAGGTGGATTCTTTGGCGAACTGTCCCTGGAAGATTGGGACTGGCAGATCGCGATCAACCTGATGGGCGTCGTCAAAGGCTGCAAGGCGTTTTTGCCGCTGCTGGAACAGAGCAAAGGCAAGATCATCAACATCGCCTCCATGGCGGCGTTGATGCAGGGGCCGGCGATGAGCAATTACAACGTCGCCAAAGCCGGCGTGGTGGCGTTGTCTGAGAGCCTGCTGATCGAGCTGCGCCAGCAGGAAATCGGTGTGCATGTGGTGTGTCCATCGTTCTTCCAGACCAACCTGCTGGATTCCTTTCGTGGCCCCACGCCGGCGATGAAAGCCCAGGTCGGCAAGCTGCTGGAGAGTTCGCCCATCAGCGCGAAGGACATCGCCGACTACATCTACCAGCAAGTTGCCAGCGGTGAATTCATGATCCTGCCCCATGAGCAAGGTCGAATGGCCTGGCAGCTCAAACAGAAAAATCCGCAGTTGCTGTACGACGAGATGGCAAACATGGCGGAGAAGATGCGTGCCAAAGCGAAGGCCTGA
- a CDS encoding N-acetylglutaminylglutamine amidotransferase, which produces MCGLAGELRFDNQPADLAAVERITHHLAARGPDAWGFHSQGPIALGHRRLKIMDLSDGSAQPMIDSHLGLSLAFNGAIYNFPELRAELESLGYQFHSGGDTEVLLKGYHAWGPDMLPKLNGMFAFAIWERDNRSLFIARDRLGVKPLYLSRTDKRLRFASALPALLKGGDISPMLDPVALNHYLNFHAVVPAPRTLVAGIEKLPPASWMRVSAEGKVEQKVWWTLPYGPHADEANLTLEDWRDRVLDSTREAVAIRQRAAVDVGVLLSGGVDSSMLVGLLREVGVKDLSTFSIGFQDAGGERGDEFQYSDLIAKHYGTNHHQLRIKESEIIEQLPAAFRAMSEPMVSHDCIAFYLLSREVAKHCKVVQSGQGADELFAGYHWYPQVDGASDPYAAYRDAFFDRSYAEYADTVTPKWLTANDAAGDFVREHFAMPGADAAVDKALRLDSTVMLVDDPVKRVDNMTMAWGLEARTPFLDYRLVELSARVPGRFKLPDGGKQVLKEAARLVIPSEVIDRKKGYFPVPGLKHLEGDTLNWVRDLLLDPSQDRGLFNPVMLDKLLTDPQGQLTPLRGSKLWQLAALNLWLSEQGL; this is translated from the coding sequence ATGTGCGGATTAGCTGGCGAACTACGCTTTGACAATCAACCTGCGGATCTCGCCGCAGTAGAACGTATCACCCATCATCTCGCGGCCCGCGGCCCGGATGCGTGGGGGTTTCATAGCCAGGGGCCGATTGCCCTGGGCCACCGTCGTTTGAAAATCATGGACCTGTCGGACGGTTCGGCTCAGCCGATGATCGACAGCCACTTGGGTTTGTCCCTGGCCTTCAACGGCGCTATCTACAACTTCCCGGAGCTGCGTGCCGAGCTTGAAAGCCTTGGCTACCAGTTCCACTCCGGCGGCGACACCGAAGTGCTGCTCAAGGGCTACCACGCCTGGGGCCCTGACATGCTGCCCAAGCTGAACGGCATGTTCGCGTTCGCCATCTGGGAACGCGACAACAGAAGCCTGTTCATCGCCCGCGACCGTCTTGGCGTCAAGCCGCTGTACCTGTCGCGCACCGACAAGCGCCTGCGTTTCGCTTCCGCCCTGCCCGCCTTGCTGAAAGGTGGCGACATCAGCCCGATGCTCGACCCGGTCGCACTCAATCACTACCTCAATTTCCATGCCGTTGTGCCTGCGCCACGCACGTTGGTGGCCGGCATCGAGAAACTGCCGCCGGCGTCCTGGATGCGCGTGAGTGCCGAAGGCAAGGTCGAGCAGAAGGTCTGGTGGACGCTGCCTTATGGCCCGCACGCCGACGAAGCCAATCTGACCCTCGAAGACTGGCGCGACCGCGTGCTCGACAGCACCCGCGAAGCCGTTGCCATCCGTCAACGCGCTGCGGTGGACGTCGGCGTGCTGCTGTCCGGCGGCGTTGACTCAAGCATGCTCGTCGGCCTGCTGCGCGAAGTGGGCGTTAAGGATCTGTCGACCTTCTCCATCGGTTTCCAGGATGCGGGCGGCGAACGCGGTGACGAATTCCAGTATTCGGACCTGATCGCCAAACACTACGGCACCAACCACCATCAGCTGCGCATCAAGGAAAGCGAAATCATCGAGCAACTGCCCGCCGCATTTCGGGCAATGAGCGAGCCGATGGTCAGCCATGACTGCATCGCCTTCTACCTGCTGTCTCGCGAAGTGGCCAAGCACTGCAAGGTGGTTCAGAGCGGTCAGGGCGCGGACGAGTTGTTCGCCGGTTATCACTGGTACCCGCAAGTGGACGGCGCCAGCGACCCCTACGCCGCCTATCGCGATGCGTTTTTCGACCGCAGTTACGCCGAATACGCCGACACCGTTACGCCGAAGTGGCTGACGGCGAATGACGCCGCCGGCGATTTCGTGCGCGAGCATTTCGCGATGCCGGGCGCTGATGCGGCCGTGGACAAAGCCCTGCGACTGGACAGCACGGTCATGCTGGTGGATGACCCGGTCAAACGCGTCGACAACATGACCATGGCCTGGGGCCTCGAAGCGCGCACCCCATTCCTCGATTATCGACTGGTCGAGCTGTCGGCTCGGGTTCCGGGCCGCTTCAAGTTGCCGGACGGCGGCAAGCAGGTGCTCAAGGAAGCGGCGCGACTGGTGATTCCGTCCGAAGTCATTGATCGCAAGAAAGGTTATTTCCCGGTGCCGGGCCTCAAGCATCTGGAAGGCGATACGCTGAACTGGGTCCGCGATCTGCTGCTCGATCCAAGCCAGGACCGTGGCCTGTTCAACCCGGTCATGCTCGACAAACTGCTCACCGATCCACAGGGTCAACTGACGCCCCTGCGCGGCTCCAAGCTGTGGCAGCTCGCAGCGCTGAACCTGTGGCTCAGCGAACAAGGACTCTGA
- a CDS encoding ABC transporter ATP-binding protein — protein MLQVQGVYKSYATAQGPLAVLRGADLQLDKGGSLALMGESGSGKSTLLHLVAGLDHVDKGSIEIAGQRLDQMNEAQLANWRRTEIGLVFQQFNLIGSLKVEDNLAFQARLAGRYQPEWQAELTERLGLGALLKRYPEQLSGGQQQRVAIGRALASRPAMLLADEPTGNLDEATSDEVLQLLLDLLADSTTSLLMVTHSPRVAARLQRQAVLHLGRLVSEGER, from the coding sequence ATGCTGCAAGTCCAGGGTGTGTACAAGAGCTATGCCACGGCCCAGGGCCCATTGGCCGTTTTGCGTGGGGCGGATTTGCAGCTTGATAAGGGCGGCAGTCTGGCGCTGATGGGTGAGTCCGGCAGTGGCAAAAGCACCTTGCTGCATCTGGTGGCCGGTCTGGACCACGTGGACAAGGGCAGCATCGAGATCGCCGGGCAGCGTCTCGACCAGATGAACGAAGCGCAGCTGGCCAACTGGCGACGCACGGAAATCGGTCTGGTTTTCCAGCAGTTCAACCTCATCGGCAGTCTGAAGGTCGAAGACAACCTGGCATTTCAGGCGCGTCTGGCGGGGCGTTATCAGCCTGAATGGCAGGCTGAACTCACTGAGCGGCTGGGCCTGGGCGCGCTGCTCAAGCGCTACCCCGAACAGCTGTCCGGCGGTCAGCAGCAGCGCGTTGCGATTGGCCGGGCACTCGCCTCGCGCCCAGCCATGCTGCTCGCTGATGAACCCACCGGCAACCTTGACGAAGCCACCAGCGATGAAGTGCTGCAGTTGCTGCTTGACCTCCTGGCCGACAGCACCACCAGCCTGCTGATGGTGACTCACAGCCCGAGAGTGGCGGCGCGATTGCAGCGTCAGGCCGTGCTGCACCTGGGTAGGCTGGTCAGCGAAGGCGAACGCTGA
- the ngg gene encoding N-acetylglutaminylglutamine synthetase, translating into MKANASIHNQRLLRGQAPSYERLQARLAEDGSTPETEPLALHCGWGRLLIGHTYPDPASLAHELLNEKQGERDIALYVAAPQQVLAQSPQQLFLDPSDTLRLWFSDYRPAQRVFRGFRIRRAQSEGDWNSINNLYIARGMLPIDPALLTPRHQGGPVYWIAEDETTNAVIGSVMGLNHQKAFNDPENGSSLWCLAVDPQCTRPGVGEVLVRHLVEHFQSRGLAYLDLSVLHDNEQAKSLYGKLGFRNLPTFAIKRKNGINEKLFLGPGPQADFNPYARIIVEEAHRRGIEVQVDDAEAGLFTLIHGSRRVRCRESLSDLTTAVSMTLCQDKRMTLKTLKAAGLEVPVQQLAGNGDDNLAFLEEHQRVVVKPVDGEQGQGVAVDLRTIEDVQAAVERARQFDSRVLLESFHQGLDLRIVVIGFEVVAAAIRRPAEIIGDGRHTVGQLIEAQSRRRSAATGGESKIPVDDETHRTVEDAGFSFDSVLPADQRLAVRRTANLHTGGCLEDVTAILHPVLQDAAVRAARALDIPVVGLDLMVPAADQPEYVFIEANERCGLANHEPQPTAERFVDLLFPHSQPAHG; encoded by the coding sequence ATGAAAGCCAACGCTTCGATTCATAACCAGCGTTTGTTGCGCGGCCAGGCGCCGTCGTACGAGCGCTTGCAGGCTCGCCTTGCCGAAGACGGCAGCACGCCTGAGACAGAACCGCTGGCTCTGCATTGCGGCTGGGGGCGGCTGTTGATTGGCCATACCTACCCCGACCCGGCGTCCCTCGCTCACGAGTTGCTCAACGAAAAACAGGGTGAGCGCGACATCGCCCTGTATGTCGCCGCACCGCAACAGGTGCTGGCGCAATCGCCGCAACAGTTGTTTCTCGATCCGTCAGACACGCTGCGCCTGTGGTTCAGCGATTACCGCCCGGCCCAGCGGGTGTTTCGAGGTTTCAGGATTCGTCGGGCACAAAGCGAGGGCGACTGGAACTCGATCAACAATTTGTACATCGCCCGTGGCATGTTGCCCATCGACCCTGCCCTGCTGACGCCTCGGCACCAAGGCGGCCCGGTCTACTGGATTGCTGAAGACGAGACTACCAACGCCGTGATCGGTAGCGTCATGGGCCTGAATCACCAAAAGGCGTTCAACGATCCCGAAAACGGCAGCAGCCTGTGGTGCCTGGCGGTTGACCCGCAATGCACACGGCCTGGCGTCGGCGAAGTGCTGGTGCGTCATCTGGTCGAGCACTTCCAGAGCCGGGGTCTGGCGTACCTGGATCTGTCGGTGCTGCACGACAACGAACAAGCAAAAAGCCTGTACGGCAAGCTGGGCTTCCGCAATCTGCCAACCTTCGCCATCAAGCGAAAAAACGGCATCAACGAGAAGCTGTTTCTCGGCCCAGGCCCCCAAGCAGACTTCAACCCGTACGCGCGGATCATCGTCGAAGAAGCCCATCGTCGCGGTATTGAGGTGCAGGTGGACGACGCCGAGGCCGGACTGTTCACGCTGATTCATGGCAGCCGCCGGGTGCGCTGCCGCGAGTCGTTGAGCGACCTGACCACCGCCGTCAGCATGACGCTGTGCCAGGACAAGCGCATGACCCTGAAGACGCTGAAGGCGGCGGGGCTGGAAGTGCCGGTGCAGCAACTGGCGGGAAACGGCGACGACAACCTGGCGTTTCTCGAGGAACACCAGCGCGTCGTGGTCAAGCCGGTCGATGGCGAACAGGGTCAGGGCGTGGCCGTGGACCTTCGTACGATCGAAGATGTCCAGGCGGCGGTCGAGCGTGCTCGCCAGTTCGACAGCCGTGTGCTGCTAGAAAGCTTCCACCAAGGGCTTGACCTGCGCATCGTCGTGATTGGTTTTGAGGTCGTCGCTGCGGCCATCCGCCGTCCTGCCGAAATCATCGGCGATGGCCGTCACACCGTGGGTCAGCTGATCGAGGCGCAAAGTCGACGTCGTTCTGCAGCCACGGGCGGCGAGAGCAAGATTCCGGTGGACGATGAAACCCACCGCACCGTAGAGGACGCGGGTTTCAGCTTCGACAGCGTGTTACCGGCCGATCAGCGTCTGGCCGTGCGCCGCACCGCGAACCTGCACACCGGCGGCTGTCTGGAAGACGTCACCGCGATTCTTCACCCGGTGCTGCAGGACGCCGCCGTGCGTGCCGCCCGCGCCCTCGACATCCCGGTGGTGGGTCTGGACCTGATGGTGCCCGCCGCCGATCAGCCGGAGTATGTGTTTATCGAAGCGAACGAGCGCTGCGGCCTGGCCAATCACGAGCCACAACCGACGGCCGAGCGTTTCGTCGATCTGTTGTTTCCCCACAGCCAGCCTGCCCATGGCTAA